CGGCCTCGTCGAGGCCCTGGCGCGTCTCGTCGGCCGCGAGCAGTTCGACGACCGTCGACGGCCCGTCGGGGGCGCTCGTCAGGTCGTAGGCGGCGTCTCCATCGGACACTACCAACCGCTCGTCGTCCCCGCTCGTCACTCGAAAGTATCTCATGCTACTCACTGTGATGGACAGCCAGTATTTAGTTTTGCCGGGCTACGACTGCAAGCACCGATCGCGAGGCCGCGCCCCCGTCGACGGGGCAGTTCGCTCGTCGAAATCCCCCGGAGAGCCGGTGTGGACCGCGCGGCCAGGGCTGTTCGCCACCCAGAATCGCTCGAACCCGCGGCGAGGGGTACCGCCACCGCAAGAGTTTTTGAGCGTTCGAGAGAGGTGAACACACATGGACGTAGGTGTGCTGACAGTGGCACTCGGCGGCGAATCGCTCGACGACGCGTTCGCGTACCTGTCGGAGCAGGGCGTCGACGCGGTCGAACTCGGCTGTGGCGGGTTCGTGGGCGACGACCACCTCCCGCGCGAGGAGTACCTCGACGACGAGGATGCACAGGCCGAACTACACGACCTGCTCGACGAACACGACCTGTACGTCTCGGCGCTGGCGACGCACAACAACCCGCTCCACCCCGACGAGGAGCGGGCGGCGCGCGCCGACACCGAGCTCCGGGAGGCCATCGAGCTGGCCGACCAGCTCGGCGTCGACGCCGTCACCTGCTTCTCCGGCCTGCCCGCGGGAAGTCCCGCAGGCGAGGTGCCCAACTGGATCACAGCCCCGTGGCCCAACGAACATCACGAGGCCCACGAGTACCAGTGGGAGGTCGCCGAGGCGTACTGGTCGGACCTGGCCGAGCACGCCGCCGACCACGACGTCTACGTCGGCATCGAGATGCACCCCAACATGCTCGTCTACGAGCCGACCGGGATGCTCGAACTGCGCGAGCGGACGAACGAGTACATCGGCGCGAACTTCGACCCCTCGCACCTGTTCTGGCAGGGTATCGACATCACCGAGGCGATTCGCTTCCTCGGCGAGGAAGACGCTATCCACCACTTCCACGCCAAGGACACGAAAGTGTACGAGTCTAACTCCCGCGTGAAGGGCGTGCTCGATACCGAACCCTACACGGAAGAGCCCGACCGCTCGTGGCTGTTCCGATCGATCGGCTACGGCCACGGCGAGGAGTTCTGGAAGGACGTGGTGTCGACGCTGCGGATGGTCGACTACGACGGCGCGCTGTCCATCGAGCACGAGGACTCGCTGACCTCCCCGAACGAGGGCCTGGAGAAGGCCATCGACGTGCTCCAGCGCTCGGTCTTCGAAACCACTCCCGGCGACGCCTACTGGGCCTGAACCATGAGCGAGGAACCACTCTCCGTCGGCGTGCTCGGGTACAGATTCATGGGGAAAGCGCACGCGAACGCGCTCGCGCGACTGCCGATGTTCTTCCCGGAGGCCCCGGACGTCGAACGCGACGTCATCGTAGGGCGCGACGAGGAAGCGCTCGCCGACGCCGCAGACCAGCTGGGCTTCGAGCGCTACGCGACCGACTGGGCGGACGTGGTCGAGGAGGTCGACGTGTTCTACAACCTCGGCCCGAACAACGTCCACGCCGACCCCTCGATCGCCGCGCTGGAGGCCGACACGCACGTCTTCTGCGAGAAGCCGCTCGCGAACACACTCGACGACGCCGAACGGATGGCCGACGCCGCCCGCGACTCGGCGGCGACCGCGGGCATCGCCTTCAACTACCGGTTCATCCCCGCGATCCGATACGCCAAGAACCTGATCGACTCCGGCGAGATCGGCGAGATCCACCACGTCCGCGGACGGTACCTGCAGGACTGGCTGGTCGACCCGACGGCCCCCTGGAGCTGGCGCAACTCGGAAGAGCTCGCAGGCTCCGGGGCGCTCGGTGACCTGGGCGCTCACACGATCGACCTGGCCCGGTTCCTCGTCGGGGACCGTGCCGGTGACATCTCGCGGCTGTCTGGCCACCTGCAGACGTTCGTCGACGAGCGGCCCGTCCCCGGTGGCGACGAGGGGTCGCTCGAAGGGTCGGGCGGCGAGTCGACGGAGACCCGCGAGGTGACCGTCGACGACGCCTACACCGCCCAGGCGGAGTTCGAGAACGGCGCGATGGCAACCTTCGAGGCCTCGCGGTTCGCCAACGGCCGCAAGAACGACCACACGATCGCTATCGAGGGGTCGAAGGGCAGCCTCTCGTTCTCGCTCGAACGGCTGAACGAACTGGAACTGCTCACCGAGGGCGACCGGGGCTTCCAGACGGTCAACGTCACCGACCCCGACGACCCCTACATCGACCACTGGTGGCCGCCGGGCCACGTCATCGGCTGGGAGCACACGTTCGTCCACGAGAACTACGAGTTCCTCTCGGCGGCCGCGGCCGGTGAGGACCACAGCCCGTCCTTCGAGGACGGCTACCGCGTGCAGGAACTGCTCGCGGCGATCGAGGAGTCCGACGACGCCGGCGAGTGGGTCGAGGTGTAACGCCGGTCCGGCTACCGCTCGGCACCCGTTCGACAGCGTTCTCTGGAACGTAACTATCGTTCTATTCGTATAGAACTACGTTTACTGGCGAATGCACCGTATTCTGGGTTCTAGACCGCTGGAAACTCGATTTCGTCAGCGAATCGAGTGCACACGGAGAGAACAGCGAACCACTGTTCGGGAACGCACATACCCGGTCGCGAATGATTACATGAATACGAGTGTAATATTTGGGGTCCGGTGCCAGACGGGCTAACTATACAGAACACTGTTCTATTTCCAGTAACGGGAGTGGAGCGGAGGCAGACCGACGCGGGTCGACGGGTCAGTCGTCGGCGAGGCGCTCGCGGAGGACGCGGTAGGCCTCTTTGGGGCGGCGATACTCGTCGAGGACGCCCTTGTTGTTGCGCGTCCGGGGTCGCGTCATCGCCGAGTCGGGGTTCGTTAGCGTGTCGCAGAACTGCCAGACGGTGAACCCGGCGACGCTCTCGCGCTCGCGGAACAGGTCGACGCAGTCGGCCAACAGGTCGGCCTGGTAGGACTCGGACCACTTGCGGCCCTCGTGGGTGCGGTCGCCGGGGACAGCGCCGGCGCCGAACTCCGTGACGACGAGCGGCTTCTCGCCGTAGTCGGCTTCGATGCCGTCGAGGAACTCGCTCCAGTCGCCCTCGCGGTACCAGCCCCAGTAGGCGTTGACCGAGAGGAAATCGCAGAACTCGAAGGTACCGTCGGTCCCGCCTTCGAAGTCTGTGTTCGAGGCGACGGTGATCAGCCGGGAACCGTCGACGCCGTCGGCCGCCCACTTCAGCTTGCGGGTGCCGTCGACGACCGTCGACTCGTCGTTCGCGCACTCGTTCGAGAGGCTCCAGGCGAACACCGAGGGGTGGTGGCGATCCCGCTCGACCATCTCCATGAGCGTGCGCTGGGCGCGCTCCTGAGTGGACACCATCGTCGACTCGTCGACCCCCCACATCGGTATCTCCTCGATCACGAGGACTCCTCGTTCGTCGCACAGGTCGAGAAAGCGCGGGTGGTTCGGGTAGTGCGAGCACCTGACCGCGTTGCAGCCCGCTCGCCGTATCAACTCGAGGTCCCGTTCCTGCACCCGGAGTGGCTGGGCGGATCCCCACTCGGGGTGGTCCTCGTGACGGTTGACGCCCGCGATAGCGACCGGCTCGCCGTTGACGAGGATGTCGCGACCACTGGTCGAGACGGTACGGAAGCCGATCCGGTCGCGCAGGTCGTCGGTGAAGGCGCCGCCCTCGCGGTCGTCGGCCCGTTCGCCGTCCAATCGCGCTTCCACGTCGTAGAGCGTCGGGTCGTCGGGAGTCCACCGCTCCACGTCCTCGATATCGAGAGCGAGCGTCGCCGTGGCGGCGTCCATCCCGTCGACCTCGACCGGTTCGGTCACCGACGCCTCGCCGACCGAGACCGTCAGGTCGGGCTCGGCCGGTCGCGGGTCGAGGTTGTGGAGCGTCACCGCCGCTTCGACCGTCGCTTCGTCACCGTAGATATCGTAGTCGACGGCGAGATCGCGGACGTACACGTCGGGCACGGTCTCGACGACGACCTCGCGGTGGATGCCGCCGTGAGGGAACCAGTCGACGTCGTCGTGGGGGAGCGTCGCCTCCCTGCGGGTGTTGTCGGCGCGGACGACCAGTTCGTGTTCGCCCGCGTCGAGGTCCCGTGCGAGCGCGTCGAACGGCGTGTAG
This DNA window, taken from Halosimplex litoreum, encodes the following:
- a CDS encoding sugar phosphate isomerase/epimerase family protein, giving the protein MDVGVLTVALGGESLDDAFAYLSEQGVDAVELGCGGFVGDDHLPREEYLDDEDAQAELHDLLDEHDLYVSALATHNNPLHPDEERAARADTELREAIELADQLGVDAVTCFSGLPAGSPAGEVPNWITAPWPNEHHEAHEYQWEVAEAYWSDLAEHAADHDVYVGIEMHPNMLVYEPTGMLELRERTNEYIGANFDPSHLFWQGIDITEAIRFLGEEDAIHHFHAKDTKVYESNSRVKGVLDTEPYTEEPDRSWLFRSIGYGHGEEFWKDVVSTLRMVDYDGALSIEHEDSLTSPNEGLEKAIDVLQRSVFETTPGDAYWA
- a CDS encoding Gfo/Idh/MocA family protein; translated protein: MSEEPLSVGVLGYRFMGKAHANALARLPMFFPEAPDVERDVIVGRDEEALADAADQLGFERYATDWADVVEEVDVFYNLGPNNVHADPSIAALEADTHVFCEKPLANTLDDAERMADAARDSAATAGIAFNYRFIPAIRYAKNLIDSGEIGEIHHVRGRYLQDWLVDPTAPWSWRNSEELAGSGALGDLGAHTIDLARFLVGDRAGDISRLSGHLQTFVDERPVPGGDEGSLEGSGGESTETREVTVDDAYTAQAEFENGAMATFEASRFANGRKNDHTIAIEGSKGSLSFSLERLNELELLTEGDRGFQTVNVTDPDDPYIDHWWPPGHVIGWEHTFVHENYEFLSAAAAGEDHSPSFEDGYRVQELLAAIEESDDAGEWVEV
- a CDS encoding glycoside hydrolase family 2 protein — its product is MHRTFETTTERHQRTLDGQWEFLTDPGDEGYDGDYHESFPAEEADRLSVPSSWNAHREYADYVGPAWYRRTFETRTEDSLLFTFHGVARDATVYLDGEEVASHEGAYTPFDALARDLDAGEHELVVRADNTRREATLPHDDVDWFPHGGIHREVVVETVPDVYVRDLAVDYDIYGDEATVEAAVTLHNLDPRPAEPDLTVSVGEASVTEPVEVDGMDAATATLALDIEDVERWTPDDPTLYDVEARLDGERADDREGGAFTDDLRDRIGFRTVSTSGRDILVNGEPVAIAGVNRHEDHPEWGSAQPLRVQERDLELIRRAGCNAVRCSHYPNHPRFLDLCDERGVLVIEEIPMWGVDESTMVSTQERAQRTLMEMVERDRHHPSVFAWSLSNECANDESTVVDGTRKLKWAADGVDGSRLITVASNTDFEGGTDGTFEFCDFLSVNAYWGWYREGDWSEFLDGIEADYGEKPLVVTEFGAGAVPGDRTHEGRKWSESYQADLLADCVDLFRERESVAGFTVWQFCDTLTNPDSAMTRPRTRNNKGVLDEYRRPKEAYRVLRERLADD